A single genomic interval of Daucus carota subsp. sativus chromosome 1, DH1 v3.0, whole genome shotgun sequence harbors:
- the LOC108203503 gene encoding small ribosomal subunit protein mS86 (rPPR1) has translation MASSLYKSKLQPLYTKLTPQFLHLRHFSPSILNPDSTTPLSAKDKSKAAFALIKSEKNPETILEICRAAALTPDTHLDRLIFSKAISKLSESNYYEGIREFLNELQTRPDLKNERFVSHCMVLYGEAGLLGDAVKVFDKMRELGIRRTVKSLNSLLFSCIVANDYGEMKRIFVEFPKRYGIEADVDTYNTVIKGFCESGSSNSVYSVLAEMDRKGCNPNASTFGLWIAGFYKEEKFDEVGKVLEEMRKRSMFPGISTYNIRIQSLCKLKRANEAKALLDEMFSRGMKPNKVTYYHLIHGFSREGKMDEAKGFFKKMNNAGFKPDSECYFTLVYYLCKNEDFETALSVCKESIAKNWIPSHSTMKLLVNGLASISKVDEALELVAHMKEKFPNSADKWNETEESLPKN, from the coding sequence ATGGCTTCTTCTCTCTACAAATCCAAACTCCAACCCCTCTACACCAAACTCACACCCCAATTTCTCCACCTCCGCCATTTCTCCCCATCAATCCTAAACCCAGACTCCACCACACCCCTGTCCGCCAAAGACAAATCTAAAGCCGCCTTCGCCCTCATCAAATCCGAAAAAAACCCAGAAACCATTCTCGAAATCTGTCGCGCCGCAGCGTTAACCCCAGACACCCACCTCGACCGCCTCATTTTCTCGAAAGCGATCTCGAAACTCTCCGAATCGAACTACTATGAGGGCATCAGGGAGTTCTTGAATGAGCTTCAGACGCGCCCTGATCTCAAGAACGAGAGGTTTGTGTCGCATTGTATGGTTTTGTATGGGGAAGCTGGGCTTTTAGGGGATGCAGTCaaggtgtttgataaaatgcgtGAACTAGGGATTCGGCGGACGGTGAAATCGTTGAATTCCCTTTTGTTCTCGTGCATTGTTGCGAATGATTATGGGGAAATGAAGAGAATTTTTGTTGAGTTTCCTAAGAGGTATGGGATTGAGGCCGATGTTGACACATATAATACAGTGATTAAGGGGTTTTGTGAGTCGGGTTCGTCTAATTCGGTTTATTCGGTGTTGGCTGAGATGGATAGGAAGGGGTGTAATCCGAATGCGAGTACTTTTGGGCTTTGGATTGCTGGGTTTTACAAGGAGGAGAAGTTTGATGAGGTTGGGAAGGTGTTGGAGGAAATGAGGAAGCGGAGTATGTTTCCGGGGATTAGTACTTACAATATTAGGATTCAGAGTTTGTGTAAGCTTAAGAGAGCAAACGAGGCTAAGGCATTGCTTGATGAGATGTTTTCTCGTGGAATGAAGCCGAATAAAGTTACTTACTATCATTTGATTCATGGGTTTTCCAGGGAAGGGAAAATGGATGAAGCGAAGGGTTTTTTTAAGAAGATGAATAATGCAGGGTTTAAGCCTGATAGTGAGTGTTATTTCACGCTGGTTTACTATTTGTGCAAAAATGAGGATTTTGAAACTGCATTGTCAGTTTGCAAGGAGAGTATAGCAAAGAATTGGATTCCAAGTCATTCAACTATGAAGTTGCTCGTGAATGGGCTGGCAAGTATTTCAAAGGTAGACGAGGCCCTTGAGCTTGTTGCGCATATGAAGGAGAAATTCCCCAATAGTGCTGATAAATGGAATGAAACCGAAGAGAGCTTACCAAAAAATTGA
- the LOC108203500 gene encoding phospholipase A I produces MSWGLGWKRATETFHLSLYYGTEDTLEDYSPSSSSRSSSDSSISSSPDQLAFQLQQQSGNPFDLGFRIDLEWNAGDDEDQVALRLQSQVMVALPAPQDSVELEFRVEEGNVGVDMKVVKRREPLRAVTMGRVGGWSHASDGMGVLIRLLRSNFSNSGGPGSPVGAGDGGGGCADHWKNVTLVSLCGCGLAALPVEITRLPHLEKLYLDNNKLSVLPPYLGELKDLKVLTVDYNMLASVPVELRKCVALVELSLEHNKLVRPLLDFRVMAELRILRLFGNPLEFLPEILPLHKLHHLSLANIRIVADDNLRAVTVQIETENSSYFVASRHKLSAFFSLIFRFSSCHHPLLASALAKIMQDEGNRVVVSKDENAVRQLISMISSDNQHVIEQACSALSSLASDITVAMQLMKSDIMKPIERVLRSAGSEDLISVLQIVVQLAFASDSVSQKMLTKDSLKSLKLLCAHKNQEVQRLALLAVGNLAFCLENRSTLATSESLRELLLRLTSSSVPRVSKAAARALAILGENESLRRAIKGRPVAKQGLRILSMDGGGMKGLATVQILREIEKGTGKQMHELFDLICGTSTGGMLAVALGIKLMSLDKCEDIYKKLGKLVFAEPVPKDNEAATWREKLDQLYKSSSQSFRVVVHGSKHSADQFERLLKEMCADEDGDLIIESAVKGTPKVFVVSSLVSMVPAQPFIFRNYQYPVGTVETPLAISESQPVGGSGSPTIGAKSGYKRNACIGSCKHQVWQSIRASSAAPYYLDDYSDDGYRWQDGAIVANNPTIFALREAQLLWPDAKVDCLVSIGCGSVSTKVRKGGWRYLDTGQVLIESACSVERVEEALSTLLPMLPEIQYFRFNPVDERCDMELDETDPTVWLKLEAATEEYIQNNSPAFKNLCERLLQNQQDDTSQYLKGKVPSSVSHENSPSLGWRRNVLLVEAYHSPDSGRVNHHARSLETYCARNGIRLTLGSELASGTYKDISRKNFQTPFTSPLFTGSFPSSPLLYSPDIGALRNGKIDMVPPLSLDGHQSAKSYASPPDSPLGHRQLSVLVKSLHEKLQNLPQVGIVHLALQNDTSGSILSWQNDVFVVAEPGELADKFLQSVKYSMLTILRGRQRKHASAITDISSISDLVACRPYFQVGCVVHRYIGRQTQVMEDGQEIGAYMFRRTVPSMHLTHDDVRWMVGAWRDRVIICTGTYGPTQALIKAFLDSGAKAVICPATEPHEMQITSFHGSIEFGALENGRFEIGEDEVEDDETEPASPASDWEDSEPDRCGEHGKFSWEDDEDEMSQFVCQLYESLLKAGARIDVALQNALASHRSLRFLCHLPTIQ; encoded by the exons ATGTCTTGGGGATTAGGGTGGAAAAGAGCCACAGAGACGTTCCATTTGTCACTATACTACGGGACTGAAGATACATTAGAGGATTATAGTCCTTCGTCGTCGTCAAGATCTTCGTCGGATTCGTCGATTTCGTCGAGTCCTGATCAATTAGCGTTTCAATTGCAGCAGCAATCGGGGAATCCGTTTGATCTAGGGTTTCGGATTGATTTGGAATGGAATGCGGGGGATGATGAGGATCAGGTGGCGTTGCGGTTGCAATCGCAGGTGATGGTGGCGTTGCCGGCTCCGCAGGATAGTGTGGAGCTGGAGTTTAGGGTGGAGGAGGGGAATGTGGGGGTGGATATGAAGGTTGTCAAGAGGAGGGAGCCGTTGAGGGCGGTCACGATGGGGAGGGTGGGAGGGTGGAGTCATGCGAGTGATGGGATGGGGGTTTTGATTAGGTTGTTGAGGAGTAATTTTTCGAATAGTGGGGGGCCGGGGAGTCCGGTAGGGGCGGGGGATGGTGGGGGTGGATGCGCGGACCATTGGAAGAACGTTACGCTTGTTAGTCTATGTGGATGTGGTTTGGCG GCTCTTCCAGTAGAAATAACTCGATTGCCACATCTTGAGAAGCTATACCTTGATAATAATAAGCTATCTGTTTTGCCACCGTATCTGGGGGAGCTGAAAGACTTGAAGGTCCTTACTGTTGACTACAACATGTTGGCTTCAGTGCCTG TTGAGTTGAGAAAATGTGTTGCACTGGTGGAGTTGTCATTGGAACACAACAAACTGGTCAGGCCTCTTCTTGATTTTAG GGTTATGGCTGAGTTGCGTATCCTAAGGCTATTTGGCAACCCACTTGAATTTCTCCCTGAAATCTTACCATTGCATAAACTACATCACCTATCTCTTGCAAATATTAGAATTGTAGCAGATGACAATCTAAGGGCCGTTACTGTGCAAATAGAG ACGGAGAATAGCTCATACTTTGTTGCATCTCGACATAAACTTAGTGCCTTCTTCTCTCTTATATTTCGATTTTCTTCTTGTCACCACCCTTTACTAGCATCTGCCCTGGCGAAAATAATGCAAGATGAGGGAAACCGGGTAGTTGTTAGTAAAGATGAGAATGCAGTGCGGCAGCTTATCAGTATGATAAGTAGTGACAATCAACATGTG ATTGAACAAGCATGTTCAGCTCTTTCATCTCTTGCCTCGGATATTACAGTGGCAATGCAGTTGATGAAATCTGACATCATGAAACCCATTGAAAGAGTACTAAGGTCTGCTGGTTCTGAAGATCTAATCTCTGTACTGCAAATTGTTGTCCAGTTAGCTTTTGCCTCTGATAGTGTGTCTCAAAAGATGTTGACCAAGGACTCGTTGAAATCATTGAAACTGTTATGTGCCCATAAAAATCAAGAG GTACAAAGGCTGGCATTATTAGCAGTTGGGAATTTAGCTTTCTGTTTAGAAAATCGCTCTACTCTTGCCACTTCCGAAAGTTTGAGAGAACTTCTTTTGCGACTAACAAGTTCATCTGTGCCACGTGTGAGTAAAGCTGCAGCTCGTGCTTTGGCGATCCTTG GGGAAAATGAGAGTTTAAGGCGTGCCATTAAAGGCAGACCAGTAGCGAAGCAAGGGTTGCGCATACTATCCATGGATGGAGGTGGAATGAAAGGTTTAGCGACTGTGCAGATACTTAGAGAGATAGAAAAGGGTACTGGAAAGCAGATGCACGAATTGTTTGACCTTATATGTGGCACATCAACTGGTGGTATGCTTGCTGTTGCTCTTGGAATTAAACTAATGAGTTTGGATAAATGTGAAGATATATACAAAAAGCTTG GAAAGCTTGTTTTTGCTGAACCTGTGCCAAAGGACAATGAAGCAGCAACCTGGAGAGAAAAGCTAGACCAGCTCTATAAAAGCTCGTCACAGAGTTTTAGGGTTGTTGTGCATGGATCTAAA CACAGTGCAGATCAGTTTGAGAGGTTATTGAAGGAGATGTGTGCTGACGAGGATGGTGATCTCATAATAGAATCAGCTGTTAAAGGCACTCCTAAGGTTTTTGTAGTATCATCTCTAGTCAGCATGGTGCCAGCCCAGCCTTTCATTTTCCGTAATTATCAG TACCCTGTGGGCACAGTAGAAACACCTCTTGCTATATCTGAAAGTCAACCAGTCGGTGGGTCTGGATCACCAACCATTGGTGCTAAATCTGGATACAAGCGCAATGCGTGCATAGGAAGTTGCAAGCATCAAGTGTGGCAATCCATAAGAGCATCATCTGCTGCTCCATATTATCTGGATGATTACTCCGATG ACGGTTATCGCTGGCAAGATGGTGCTATTGTGGCTAATAATCCTACTATCTTTGCATTACGGGAGGCACAACTTCTATGGCCTGATGCAAAGGTTGATTGTTTGGTTTCAATCGGTTGTGGTTCTGTTTCAACAAAG GTGCGCAAAGGAGGCTGGCGCTATTTGGATACCGGGCAAGTGTTAATTGAAAGTGCATGCTCAGTTGAAAGGGTGGAGGAAGCTTTGAGCACTTTGCTTCCGATGCTTCCAGAGATACAATATTTTCGGTTCAATCCAG TTGATGAACGCTGTGATATGGAACTGGATGAGACTGACCCAACAGTTTGGTTGAAGCTGGAGGCTGCAACAGAAGAATATATTCAGAATAACTCCCCTGCATTCAAGAATCTTTGCGAAAGACTGCTCCAGAATCAGCAAGATGACACTTCACAATATCTTAAAGGAAAGGTTCCTAGTTCTG TTTCACATGAGAATAGTCCCTCTTTAGGCTGGAGGCGCAATGTTCTACTTGTAGAAGCTTATCACAGTCCTGATTCTGGAAGAGTTAATCATCATGCTCGGTCACTTGAGACATATTGTGCTCGTAATGGTATACGGCTAACTCTTGGTAGTGAGTTAGCATCTGGAACGTACAAGGACATATCGAGAAAAAACTTTCAGACTCCATTTACGTCACCTTTGTTCACCGGGAGTTTTCCATCTAGCCCACTTTTGTATAGTCCTGATATTGGTGCTCTCAGAAATGGAAAAATTGATATGGTACCACCTTTAAGTCTGGATGGCCACCAGTCAGCAAAATCATATGCTTCACCACCCGACTCCCCTCTGGGACACAGGCAGCTCTCTGTACTCGTAAAATCACTGCATGAGAAACTGCAGAATCTGCCACAAGTTGGTATTGTACATTTAGCTCTTCAGAATGATACATCTGGCTCAATATTAAG TTGGCAAAATGACGTATTCGTGGTTGCTGAACCTGGAGAACTTGCGGATAAGTTCCTGCAAAGTGTTAAATATAGCATGCTGACTATACTACGGGGTCGACAGAGGAAGCATGCATCTGCTATCACCGATATTTCTAGTATTTCAGATCTTGTTGCATGTAGACCATACTTTCAAGTTGGCTGCGTAGTCCACCGATATATAGGCCGCCAAACACAG GTTATGGAAGATGGTCAAGAAATTGGGGCATACATGTTTCGTAGAACAGTTCCATCTATGCACTTGACCCATGATGATGTTCGTTGGATG GTAGGTGCTTGGAGAGACAGGGTTATCATATGCACAGGTACCTATGGACCAACACAGGCTTTAATCAAGGCATTCTTAGACTCTGGTGCAAAAGCTGTAATATGCCCAGCAACGGAACCACACGAGATGCAGATAACATCGTTTCATGGATCAATCGAATTTGGTGCTTTGGAGAATGGAAggtttgagattggtgaggatgaagtagaagatgatgAGACAGAGCCTGCCAGTCCAGCAAGTGACTGGGAAGATAGTGAACCTGACAGGTGTGGGGAGCATGGAAAGTTTTCCTGGGAGGATGATGAGGATGAAATGTCTCAATTTGTCTGTCAGTTGTATGAATCATTACTCAAGGCAGGCGCAAGAATTGATGTTGCTCTACAAAATGCTCTTGCCTCACATAGAAGCCTACGCTTTCTATGCCATCTCCCAACTATACAATAA
- the LOC108195265 gene encoding nuclear transport factor 2B, whose protein sequence is MEEQVELVGKAFVDHYYHLFDNDRPSLSSLYQPSSILSFEGQRLEGNEEICNKLNQLPLGQCQHAISTIDTQPSSFPGGIMVFVSGSLQLPGQDYPLRFSQMFHLIPTVEGSFYIQNDIFRLNYG, encoded by the exons ATGGAGGAGCAAGTTGAATTAGTAGGGAAGGCATTTGTTGATCATTACTACCATCTATTCGACAACGATAGGCCCTCACTATCTTCCCTGTACCAACCTAGTTCCATACTGAGCTTTGAAGGTCAGAGATTAGAGGGGAATGAGGAGATATGTAACAAGCTTAATCAGTTGCCATTAGGCCAATGCCAGCATGCCATTAGCACCATCGATACTCAACCGTCTTCTTTTCCGGGAGGTATCATGGTCTTTGTTAGTGGCAGCCTCCAGTTGCCAGGACAAGACTATCCTCTACGATTTAGTCAG ATGTTTCATTTGATTCCGACCGTAGAGGGGAGCTTTTACATTCAAAATGACATATTCCGCCTTAATTATGGATGA